The genomic DNA TCAGCAGGACCCAGCCCAGGGCGCGGCGGTGGCCCGTCATCAGCAGGGCGCCCATGGCCAGGCCCATCGCGATTTCGCGGCTGCCCTTCACGATAGGGAAGCCGCTGTCGCCGGAGGGCCAGTTCGGCAGGCCCGGGAAGGACGCCTCAACGGGCAGGACGAAGGACGACCCGAGGTAGAGGGTGAACAGGACGACGGCGGTGGCCAGGACGGTGTTGAGCTTCTTCAGCGACATGGTTGTTCTCCTTTGATGTTCAGACCGGGCAGGGTTCAGCCGCGGACACGGCGGATGTGGCGGGCGTAGCGGGGGCGGCCGATGACGTGCCAGACGACGCGGACCGGAGTGGCGAGGCCGCTGAGAACGGTGGCGCGCTCGGCCGGGTTCGCGTCTTCCAGAACGGCGCCGAAGAGCGTGAGCAGGGTGAGCTTGG from Streptosporangium sp. NBC_01756 includes the following:
- a CDS encoding DUF4267 domain-containing protein; this encodes MSLKKLNTVLATAVVLFTLYLGSSFVLPVEASFPGLPNWPSGDSGFPIVKGSREIAMGLAMGALLMTGHRRALGWVLLMVAVAPFGDMVNVLAHHGSTAAALGIHGLTSALIAATGLLILRETGNARKATAPAPTAQPA